From the Carassius auratus strain Wakin chromosome 36, ASM336829v1, whole genome shotgun sequence genome, the window TATAGTtgcaaaaatattcaaaaatgtattcaaatatatttaaaatgtatagaaaaatgaaaaatagttatagaataaaaaactttttattaaaaaacaaatacaaattacaaaaaattactaaaactaacaaaaaaaagtttaaaaatgaaaatgtaaactaaaaattGTAGTAATAATAGAAAAAATGAACTGATATAAGTATGTCTCTGATGCTAAACTATCACTGCTATAAAATCACCTTAAAAGTATTTTGTGGCTTGTTTGCTACAAGTTTATTCCAAGTTTTCTGTGTGAaatgtttcagtttagtttgtgaACATGGCTCGTATCCCGTTATGGACAAGACTCTGGAGTTACTATTTAAAGCTGCAGCAGCTTATGCAAAACATATGTAGCTGACTTCTCAGTTCAAATGAGTCCATGGATTCATGTGATAAGCTGTTAGTTTGATTAGAAAAAGGTGGATTTGTAAACTGGTTCTGCTGATTATTTGAAGAAAGTCAGACAGCATTTTGTTTACACTTGCTAagttcagggtttctgcaggtcttaaaaagtaaagaaagttagtttcaaatgtttttcattCGCCAACTGTAGCAGGTAAAGTTATTATTCACCACTCCCTTCACTTTCTCAGGCTAAAGGACATGCCAATCACATTGAGCATGTGAAGCCCATGTTTGTAGTACCAAAGGGTAAAGGCACTTTTACAGAGGTAACCACTATTGCTGTCAGTCATGTAATAATTGTTCACTCAGCATGAGCTGATATAGATGCTGTCAATCAGTGCTGCTCTGAAATTGGATTCTCTTCCAGGTGAATGATGGTTATTATGACAAGGTGAATGACCCAAACTCAAGTGGAGGCAGCTTCTTCACCATATGAAGGGGAAAGGTGAgactataaatatttaatgcagtaaAAAATACTTTCATTATGAACCAACCAGTAATATCaatacatttctttttgtttttcaaggcAAGTGAGGGGTTAGATTTTGCTGACACGTACGGTCGATGGGTTGTGGTCACTGGACTTCCCTTGCCCCCCAGGGTGGAAGAGATGTgcaggaaaaaaagaaacttagtacaattttttttttatacacatttttaaataaatacattaaattatgctgtccttttgaactttctattcatcgaagaatcttaaaatagaaaatgcttctagaaaatattaacattatgttagcactgataataatcagaaatgtgtcttgagcagcaaatgatcatatcagagtgatttctgaagatcgtgtgacactgaagactggaggaatgatgctgaaaattcagctttgatcacagaaataaatgacatttttaaatactacaatagaaAGCAAATTGAGgtagtatttcacaatgttactatttttactgtatttttgattaaataaatacagcctcgaTGCAGCAGAGACTTTGTTTTTAACattcttaaacaaacaaacaaaaaaaaaaactattcactcCCAAACTATACAGGAAGAATATGAATTAATTAGTTATCTATTAATTTACTCAGAAATGCACTAATAATACAATGCAATCATGTCATGTAAATGAATGCTTCTCTTATAATGAATATGGCTTTCATTTCtgaatcaatacatttttatatttaggcATAAAGTGAAAATATCAGGATGGTACAACTGTCCTTATATCATAATGTAGAAAACGTCCTCAGTAAAAGCATGAAATGCTAGAAAAGTAGTTCGTTAATATGTACTACTGCGTCACCTGCAAATAAGTGGGTGGAGCTACATAATTAGGCATTGATATTCTTCTGTGGAGGCGGAGTTTAACCTATCAATTACGTCAAGTTCCAGGATCTGGCATTCAATGTTCACTGGCCTGGTgtcaataaaagcttttatttcagtAACAAGGACTTTTTCAGTTCTGAAACTTACTAACAGAATGCTCTTTTAGTATGATTACCTCTTATATATCAAAAGCTCGAGTAAAAGTTTTAAActattcatgacccctttaaaatattttatatgaatattatgttattgaatgtatatttttatttcaaaattttctgGAAAGTAATGATTTTGTCCTGTACTGATGTGTACACGCTCACATGTTTGTAAAGAAACCCTGCGGTGTATTATATTTAGTTCAGGTACAGTAGTGTGTCTTGTGGTCCGTCTGGTTGTGTAGTAACTCTCTGGACAGGAGTGGTAGAGACAGCAGGCGTCTGGAGCTGTCAATCAAGCCATTGCTAGAGCCATCTTCCACTGTGATCACAGGTCAACACTAATTACAACAACAGCAATTCACAATTTGATTGGAGAGCTAGTATGCAGTTATTAATGCTGTGGGTTTGTATTTCAGGTCTAGGGGCACCGAAACCCTTAATCAGCTTTCTTTATGAGTGAGGCCATATGTTAAGATTTACGATAGCTGCACGGTCCGTGACCATGGCTCATGTCTTTCAGACGGCGCAAAAAACTGTAAGTCCATTTTGTGTTTTCCTGTACCGTGGACCTGTTTTTACACTAAAAAGAGCTGACGTGCAcatttatttgttgatttgtgTATCAAGCTCCagttaggaaaagaaaagaggcCTGTAAAAGTCATGCAGACACCGGGCCGCTCAACACAGGCTCCAGCTGTCCTGCTCATGTCTGGCTCAGTGACGCCTCTCAGAATACACCAAAAATTAGGTGAGCTCACCTCTattcatcttcttcttttttttttcttttttttacagtaatcgATATAAAAGTcaagtaaaaaactaaattataatttactctcTGAGACTGTGATTTATAAAACAGCCTAGTTGGATTAGATtattttatatcttattataattttttactaattttgttgTCAGTTAGGGTACTTGTCATATATTTGGAaacaatatgatttttaaatgtttttgaaagaagtctcttttgctcaccaaggctgcatttatgttctcaaaatataataataacactaatattgtgaaataatatattaaaaaaaataaataaataaataaataacttttctttttttgtaacattttaaaatgcaattcattcctgtcacaaagctgaattttcagcatcattactccagtcttaagtgtcacatgatccttgagaaatcattatgatatgctgattttctactcaagatacatttcttattattattaatgttgaaacgGTTGTGCTTCTTCATGTTTATGTAGAAGCCatgatatactaccattcaaaaatttggggggTTGATGGAAATGAATGCTTTTACTTTGCAAATATAcatgaaattgatcaaacatgacagtaaaacaaatgtataataataaaaaaatattttatttaaattaacatagtattcatcaaagaatcctgaaaatttttttccacataatattaagcaacaacaaaaaaaatgtttttaacattgataataacaagaatcATTATGAATAACTGAGCACAAATAATAATTGAGCATTTAGTcagcacatcagaatgatttctgaaggatcatgtgacagtgaagactggagtaatgatgctgaagctttgcatcacagtaataaattagattttataatatattgaaagaaaatagttatttcaatattttataatatttcacaatattattgttttttactgtgtttttgttcaaatattgcagcattcactcaaaaaaatgatttttcacatttgttcactttacctgaacaattcatgttgaattaatgccattttggctatttttcatttcaacatgattgtgtcatgttaaactgacttaaaactgtgaCTCGTTGGTTTaatataaagttttcattttgaaagaacatgtttcaatcaagtacctcaaaataagttttacacttcccatcatgctttgcacaggactggatatggggagagaaaatgttgaaataaagtgttattttatgcagtttttagtaaaatgtgataataaggagactttttcatgtctaatgctctattatatgggcattttaaaagactttatattggtgtattttgtgcgagttaccgttgtggtgaagtgtggagcttgtggttgggttgaggacctgccaagttagctaaaattataaaaatagggaAGTTGCGGCCCAATGGTTAGAGTCGAACTGGCAATTGAaaagttgtgagtttgagtcctgggccagcaggaattgtgggtggggggagtgcatgtacagtgttctctccaccttcaataccacgacttaggtgcccctgagcaaggcatcgaacccccagctgctccccgggcgccacagcataaatggctgcccactgctccgggtgtgtgttcacagtgtgtgtgtgtgtgtgtgttcactgctctgtgtgtgtgcatttcggatgggttaaatgcagagcacgaatactgagtatgggtcaccatacttggctgaatgtcacttcacttttgtcactttcaattacaacaataaaggtttgaaaatgtaacatgttttgtccatttattcaatagaattaagaaaatgtaaggtgcttatataaagcaagtaacagtaagttattgaaaatgagtaaagtttatgtattatacaagcttaaatcacagttcatcagttttcataaaatgtatttaattcatttacgttaactgaacatgaaaaggtgaagcttaaacaaatattaacttttgcgttggatttatgtgattacattggatggaaaattgacatctaattgaattaaataagttttaacttttggggttaaatatttttttgagtgttgctgagcataagagacttcattaaaaagatttaaaaactcATTGTTTCCATAATTTTGTATGTTCAGTGCAAGTCAGCTAAAATGATTGTGATGTTTTAGAGTCAGAAGAGCATTCTGGGCAGGATGGAGCTTTTCAGCATTCAGTACGAGATGGAGATGACAAACAAAAGGAAACCAGTCAGCCTGCTGGACGTCCAAGGTGACAACCAACAAAAGAGGGAGGGAAGACACCATGGTTGGGGAAGAAAGAGTGAGACAAGAATTAAATCACTAGAGAAATCATTTAGTTGCTCTCTTGCAAACcagttttattttctctctgtAGTGTAGCACAAAATGAGATGTAATGCAGAATGCTGGTGCAAGCTGTTTTCAATTGTAATGAAAGTGGATGGCGATGTATACGGCAGTGGTCCAAAAGAGGACAAGTATAATAAAAGTAGCCACATGCGACCTGTGCACCATTTTCCGGGTTTTTGAATTCATATGACAGCTAAGTGCAAGAAACAGTGGTGTAGGCAGGGATTTCACATTTCTCAGAGAAATTGGATGTGAATAACCTAGAAAATGaatttttgctgaataaatgaaACATGAATGGTAAGGAATTACCTTTGATCTGTTTTTATCTGCTTCTCAAATCTTTGGTGAGATTAGCTCATTGTGCAggtctgtaaaaatgtctcaaatGCCGTAACGTAACTGTGATCGAATCTTTTGGCTAATTTTCCCTTTCTCTCATTGGTTTTTGACCCTGCAGGCGAGTCGCGTGTCTACTCTTTCCCTCCAGCATGACAAACGTCTGGATGATGAATCGAGGGGTGGGAAACGGAAGATTAAAGTGGTTCAAGAGCGGGTGAGGGATCTTGATTGAATTTTTGTGTGCTCTTAGCTTTTGGTGCATGGAGACTATTTTATGCTGTTGATAATAAGACTATGCAAAAACTGAGTCAAATTAAAGATTCACATTTATCCaagaaaatgatacatttatgtatgcgagtgtgtgtgtgtgtattatattacttaatcgtatatatatatatatatatatgtgtgtgtgtgtgtgtgtgtgtgtgtgtgtgtgtgtgtgtagcaattttgctaaatattataacagtttataatgtttctattgtaatatattttaaaatgtaatttattcttgtgatgcaaagctgagttttcagcatcattactccagtttagtgtcagatgatcctttaaaaatcatactaaaatgctgatttactgctcaagaatgatttcttattatcagtgttgataaCAGTTCACACTTCACCCCCTTTGtttttgaaagttcaaaagagcagctttatttaaataaatagatatatcttgtaacattattaatgtctgttttatttacatcatGGATTTGGAATTGCAAAGACATGAATAATGTTACAagatatatctatttatttaaataaagctgctcttttgaactttcaaaaaCAAAGGGGATGAAatatgaactgttttcaacaacaaAGGATCATGGCCTGTTCATTTTGATCCATAAATCCATTTATTCTGGTAATCCACTACATTTAAAGgtaaagtgttttatttctaaATCATGGATTTGGAATTGCAAACTTTACCTTTAAATGAAGTGGATTCCCAGAATAAATGGATTTGTGGATCAAAATGAACAGGCCATGATCCTTTGTTCTTTTGTATTAAAGTAAATGCACTTGTACTGTCTTTAGCTGGCTGTGCTTCAGAAGACAGTGGCTTCCTCTACTGCAAAAACTTTCATGATGGAGCTGAGATGATGTCGAGATGATTATCCAGGGAGGAGCAAGAGGCTCTCAGGCAGAACACAGGTAACATCTCGCTTGTAAATAGTGTATAACAGTGACATTTAGggcttatttttttctctctcaataagcatgaataaaatgtttttatattttatatttctagcTAAAGCTGAGATGTGAATCCACCCAGTGAGCAGCTGAACCAAGGTGCTTCTCACCGGGGAACTGCAGAAATTAATGGAGGGGATGGGCAAAATGGAGGTATATTGGAGTTTATCGATACTAACCACCAGTGTTGCAGAAAGTTAAAAGGAATGCATTAAAAGATTGCTTTACTCCcttaaaaaagtaacttattgcattacttattatggaaaataatgcattacatttacttTCGCTTTACTTTTTCTCACCTGAGCTGGACTTgctaacacaaaataaaattaataacaataacactCTTATTTcagctgtatataaaaaaatcaacatacaaatgtgatgttttacggagccccgcacatgacatggtagaaaaaataaataaattgtgcgcacgatttactaattcattccctcaatgtactaaaattactattgtgtttgaattattaaattgtgcgcacaatttataaatcgagtgaacgaaatagtaaatcgagggaacacaatagtaattgtgtgcatgttttagtacattgaggaaattaattagtaaatcgtgcgcactatttaacctaatattttttcctgtaTGTCATGTTCGGGGCTCCGTaatgtttatctaaagtcatgTTTGCTTATTTGTGTGGTGGAAATGGAC encodes:
- the LOC113055636 gene encoding LOW QUALITY PROTEIN: regulator of telomere elongation helicase 1 (The sequence of the model RefSeq protein was modified relative to this genomic sequence to represent the inferred CDS: inserted 4 bases in 2 codons; deleted 2 bases in 2 codons; substituted 4 bases at 4 genomic stop codons); the encoded protein is MGTLDTSEPEYREWEGEVPLIKLRGLTVVFRFTPYSCLEDYMIKLVFGAEPTEGSRRSQTGNSLKQFKVHIHPDTSKFRKEQVIDVWASSSTKKQGNLLHYWCFSSGFSVQELLRQEVRSIILTSETLSRSSFTCEMQIPFPVSLENPHVIQRDQIFVSITKKGLGGVQLSTAFDRSLVCEHGSYPVMDKTLELLFKAKGHANHIEHVKPMFVVPKGKGTFTEVNDGYYDKVNDPNSSGGSFFTIXRGKASEGLDFADTYGRWVVVTGLPLPPRVEEMCRKKRNLVQFLSGQEWXRQQASGAVNQAIARAIFHCDHRSRGTETLNQLSLXVRPYVKIYDSCTVRDMAHVFQTAQKTVTPVRKRKEACKSHADTGPLNTGSSCPAHVWLKSEEHSGQDGAXFSIQYEMEMTNKRKPVSLLDVQGDXTNKRGREDTMVGEERASRVSTLSLQHDKRLDDESRGGKRKIKVVQERGGARGSQAEHSEVQKPQSSIKEGLSCSSLLSDIKQAIGAEKNRQMFSALQAYKTSNNYHQMVSTVVSLLTERDEDIALLERXSVSLRFIITIYILRC